DNA from Lentibacillus amyloliquefaciens:
TTTGCACACTTTAATTTGGATTACATCCCAAACAATTAAACGGGGCTATCCCTAAAAAAGGATAGCCCCTGGCCATTTTGATCTTATTGTTGTTATTGTGGCATATTGCCGCCAAATTGTTGCTCGGCTGTGTTTACGAGCCGCTTAGTAATTTCTCCCCCAACGGAACCATTCGCCCGGGAAGTGGTATCTGCACCAAGTTGTACACCAAACTCCTGTGCAACTTCAGTCTTCATTTGGTTTAAAGCTTGTTCTGCACCAGGCACTACCAGTTGATTTGAACTGTTGCTCTTTGGCATAGTCAATCACCTCCTTGGTAACCTTATATTGTGTACTTAGAGGTGATTTTAAAACTGGTAGTTGTTGTCAATCCATTAATGAGATTGCTTAAAATAAATCCTCAAATTCTTTTTCAATGTCTTGTTTGCCGGTCAATGTGATTTCTTCAATACCATTAACTGCTTCATCAATCAGCTCCGAAAATTCGGCTTGTGATTCAAATGCATTTACTTTTTCCCTGGCCGGTCTTGTTTTTGGTGATTTTGGCACAAAAATCGTACAACAATCCTCGTAAGGACGGATTGAAATATCATACGTATTAATTTGTCTGGAAAATTTAATGATATCATCTTTGTCCATGGACACAAGCGGACGGAGAACCGGATAATTCGTCACTTCATTAATCGTGTTCATGCTTTCCATTGTCTGGCTTGCCACTTGACCCAGACTTTCACCTGTTGTCATCGATAAAATCGATTTCTGTTTACAAACCTGTTCACTTATTCTAAGCATCATGCGCCGCATAATGGTCATTGCGTAATTTTCCGGCATTTCACGGAAAATATGCTGCTGCAGTTTCGTGAATGGTACCACATGGACTTTTACCTTGCTGCCATAGTGCGTTAATTTTTCAGCTAAATCCAATACTTTTTGTTTTGCACGTTCACTCGTAAACGGTGGTGAGTGAAAATGAATAGCTTCAATTTCCACACCGCGTTTCATTGTGAGAAATCCGGCAACAGGACTGTCAATGCCGCCTGAAAGCATCAGGAGCGTCTTGCCTGACGTTCCCACAGGCAGACCGCCAAGACCGGAAACAACGCTTGAAGTAATATACGTTGCTTCAAATCTAATTTCCACCTTCAGTTCCAAATCGGGCTGATGCACATCAACCGTATAACCGGTTGTATTTGACAGAAGATGTTTGCCCAGCGCTTGATTCATATCCTGTGAACGGATCGGGAAGTCCTTATTGATACGCTTCACAGATACTTTGAATGTCTGAACATCTGTACTGTTTTCCAGTGCCCATAATGCCCCGTCCTTAATTTCAGATTCATCATTTTGAAGTTTTATAGCCAAGCTGAGACTTTGGATACCGAAGATGTTGCGGCATTTCTCCATAACCGGCTCAGGGTCGTGGCCATTCAGCAGGACAAACATCCTCCCTTGAGTGCGTTTTACGGTTGCATTCGGGAACGGCTTAAGCTGCTCGCGAATGTTGTTCTGCAGCTGTAAAATAAAGCTTTTCTTATTTTTCCCTTTCAGCGCCAGTTCCCCGTAGCGGATTAATATATGATCATATTGCATAACTATCTCTCCAGTACTGCTTTTAGTTGATGAATGGCTTTTTCTAAGCTTTCCAAAAAAATCCTGATTTCTTCGGTCGTTGTATCATATGAAAGACTGATACGAAGAGCTGAAGACGCTCGACCTGAGCCAACGCCGCATGCCGCGAGAATTTTACTCTCATCTGTGTGCTTTGATGAACAGGCGGACTTGGTCGATATATAAATTCCCTGTTCACCGAGTGTATGAATAATCACTTCAGGCTTTAAACCGGGAACCGAAATATTGATGATATGAGGTGCTGCGACTTCAGGCGTGTTCACTTCTACACCGCTCATTCCGGAAAGTTTCCCGCAAAGCTCCTGTTGCAGTTTCCTCATATGCTGCCTGCCGCTTGCTCCCCGTTCTTTCACCAGCCGGAGTGCTTTTACCAATGACACTGAACCGGCCAGATTTTCGGTCCCGGACCGCAATGCATGCTCCTGATTGCCCCCATGGAACAACGGGAATAAAGTCGTCCCTCTTTTGACATATAGTAAACCTGTTCCTTTTAATCCATGGATTTTATGACCTGAAATCGTACAGAAATCAATCCCGCTTCCATCAAGCTCTAACGGTACCTTACCAATTCCTTGTACATGGTCAACATGGAAAAAAAGTTTAGGGTAGTTTTTAGCAATTTTTCCTATTTCTTTAACAGGCTGAATTGAACCAAGTTCGTTATTGACATGCATAATACTGATTAAGATGGTATCGTCTCTGATGGCTTTCTTTACATCCTCAGACGCCACGACACCATTTTTATCAACCGGAAGATACGTCACATCAAACCCCAATTGTGCAAGGCCTTTAAATGCTTCATCGACTGAGGAATGTTCGATTTCTGTGGTGATAATGTGTTTGCCACGTCCTTGATGTTCAAGGGCAACTCCTTTAATAGCTATATTATTCCCTTCCGTCCCACCTGAGGTAAATACTACCTCATCTTGATGGACGCCAAGCAGTTCTGCAGCCTGATTTCTCGCTTTACCCAACAGTTTTTCAGCTTCTCCCCCGAGATGATGAATGCTTGATGGATTGGCAAAAAAGCGCTCAGAAGCCTGCTGAAAACTTTCGAGCACAGAAGGGTCAGGTTTGGTCGTCGCGCTGTTATCCAGATAAATCATGTTCATACTCCCTTATAGAGGTTGTTCAAAAAGATGATCATTCATAATATAACAGAAAGTAAGGCTGACTTTGGAGCGAAAGGTTTTACGTTTACCCTTCCCATTAAGACAGCCTTTACATCATCAGTTTCTTATTTTAAATATTGTTAATTCAAATCCAGTTCGTCCAGCAGCACATCAATTGAAACCTTGCCGGAATCATTTTTTTCATTAATGTCGGCGAGTTTTCTTGAATTGTACGCCACTTTATTCTGTATGGAAAAACCCGCTCACATTCATATTGTTCAAGAGAAAATGTGGTTTTGTTTTTATCCTTATCGACCACACCTGTTTGTGAGGACGTATGCAGTGTTGCAACAGCAGCAGGCTGCATATTTGAAACGAATAAATACGACCGCCGCCCAAACGACTATGACAATGACACCCAAGAAAAACATAACCGATTTAACCTGGGTGCACTTTAATTCGCAGCCTTCTGAAATTGTTCAATATGTTTCAAAGCACCAGGCTCAACTTCCTCCACAGCTTTTGCAGCATGTTCAAGGGACAATTCATATTCATATGAACGGAAAAGCCGCTCAGCCTCAACGAGTTTGGCCGCCAGAGCAGGGTCCTGACTTCGGTAGCGATTGGCATATTGAATGACCTGCTCAGTTAAATAAGCCTGTTCAAGTATCAGATCTGTCTGCTCAATAACATAGTCAATTGTTATTCTGGCTTCAGATAATGCACGTTGAACCTCCGCCATGTCAAGCGGCTGTTTTTCCAGTGTATTGAACACATGGTTATTTTTACTTGCAGCCTCATCCATTTTATTCCAAATAAAAGTTGGAATGCCCGGGATATTGCTTTTATTCAACCGTCTGTTAACTTGGTATAGCTGGTTTTTCATGTCTTTTAATGTTTCTTTTGCTTCCATTTCATCCTTCCGCAAACTTCGAATGCGTTCTTTAAATTCATCATGCTCCGCTTCAAGGGAATCAAGTTCCTTAAACCCGTCTTCAATCTCAAGGCGCAGCTCGGAATGGGAAGAAGTGTTTTCTTCTTCAACCGCTTCAGCTGTTTCTTCAAGTTGTTTGCGCAACTGAGTAATGGATTTATCCAAAGACAGATATTTCTCCATATCGCTATCTTCAAAATAATAACTTTGCTTTAATGTTTCAACTTCTTCTTTCGTTACATCAAAAGTTTGAATCATGTTATTTAATGCTTCCTGATACGGTCCTATTTTCGTTTCAACGTAATTCTTGGCAATGGCTTCTTTTTCAAGCAGCTGATACATTTCAGCCATCCGCTCTTCAATTTCAGGAATAACAGCTTTCCCTTGTGAAATGTCGCCTTCTTTTAAGGAATCCATGCAAGCGTCAAGTTTGTCTTTATAGTATTGAACCTCTTTTTCAAAACCGAGATGCTCAATCCTATATCCACCATCTTTCATTTCCCGAAGGCCACTGAGCAATTCATTCAGCTCTTGCGGCAAATCTTGCTTGCACTTTTGATAAATTGAAGGGAATTCTTCCATAACAGCTTTAAGGTCATCCAGTTTCAATTTCAGTTCATCAACCAGCTTTCGCGCTTCAGTATAATCTCCCGACTCGATCATCTCATGATAATGCTGCATATCTCCTTCCAGTTCATCCAGCTTTGAATCAAATTCTTTATCCGCAACACCATACTGGTGACGGTTTTGTGAAAGAGTTCTCCGTAGGGCTTCCAAGTCAGGTTCTATCTGTTCAATTTCTTTACGGCTGGTTTCCTCGGAATCCATCAGCTGATTAAGTTCTTCCAGCATGTCTTCTATATTTTTTTCAATTGAATGCATCGTTTGATTAACGTTATGCAATGTTTTTTTCGCACTTGGAAAGCGAAACCGGTCTGCCGCTTCTTCTGCATCAAATAAGTATTCTTCTATGTCCGGCAGATCTTTGGAAACAATCTGTTCCCACTGTTCCTTCCAGGACTCAAATTTTTCCTGAGTTTCACCAGACAAGTTCAACCGTTTAATCCGGGAAATCTCTGACGCTATATTGCGATGCGTAACATCCATCTTCCAGGATTCCAAACGATCCACTTCATCATAAACCCTTTTTCGTAAAATAAGTCCCGTAATAATTAATGCTATAATAACTAAAATGCTTCCGATTAAGTATGCCATTCAGTGCCTCCTAACTTATTAAAAAAGAGGTTGCTCAAAAAGGCCTGTAACAGTAGATTGCCTGAGACGTTAATCCTTTCTGAACACACATTTAAATAAGAGGATTTATCAATATATGTATAAACTTGCCTCAAATAATAGTAATCCATATGAATATAATACCATGTTATGGGCACTTTTGGCTAAAAAAATTCAAATAAATTTACGATATGACATAATTTTTCCGGAACATGCAAAAAAGAAGGTGTAAATTGTCATTTTAGTGCGTGTTCAAAAAGAAGGATCACAAGCCAACCGGAAAGTGTTGCCTGACTTTTAAGGGCCTCTTTTACATGGATTTAATCGGCTCTTTTGCAATATAATCCAGCCAATTATTTATCGTTCGTGTATAATTTTTCACAAACTGCTGATGGGAATGTTCTCCGATAACTTTATTTTTCCACTCATGCTGTGTTAAATAAGGTGTGACGAGCATTCCCTTCAGTTGCATCAGCAAAAACTGATTACTCAACTTTTTTTGCCGCTCTCCGGTGAAAATCGCATAAAACGTACTGCTTATCATGTAATTCTCCTTTGCCAGATACGTCACTGCCATCTCACGGACGAATATAGAGTCCAGCGACAATTCCCGCTGAATAAAACATGTTAATTGATGGTTCAGCTGTTTGTGCTGTATAATGACTTCAACCATTTTTTTTAGCTGTTCCAATGGTAGCAGCGATTTGTTTTCCTCAAGCGATATTTCGATTGCCTCAAGATATGCTTCATAATATTGTATAACGGCGTACTCAAGCAGGCCTTGCTTGCTTTTGAAATAATAGCTGATTAAAGACACGTTAACATCCGCTTTGCCAGCTATATCCCTTACGGATGTCCCATGGAACCCATTCTGAAAAAACAATGACGACGCGGCATCTATAACTTTCTGTTTTGTCGGATTCTTTTTCATTAGATTGCTCGCCTCCCTACTTTTCTTTTACGACGAAATAAGGAAATATCCTGCAAGTTTCGCTCGACAATTATCACAGCATTTTGTCGAAATTTAATATGGAAGGAATTGAATATTTATGTTTCAGGCAACTGCCTACTCAGGTGATAAAACAAATGATTATAAACAATTATTAAAACAGGCGACAGCTCTGTTTGAAGACGAAAATGATGAAATCGCCAATTTATCGAATGCTTCCGCTCTACTAAACCAGTTCCTAAATGACGTCAACTGGGTTGGATTTTATATCTGGAAAGATGATGAATTAATCCTTGGACCATTCCAGGGGCTGCCCGCATGTATCCGAATCGGATATGGCAAGGGGGTTTGCGGTACTGCCGTTAAAGAAGGCCGGACACAGCGAGTGGCTGATGTATTAGCTTATCCGGGCCATATCGCCTGTGATAGTGCGAGCCGTTCAGAAATCGTTATCCCATTATATGCGGGTAATACAATTTACGGCGTACTCGATATTGACAGCCCGAGCACAAACCGCTTTGATGAAACAGACCAAATCCATCTTGAAAAATTCGCAAAGGAATTAGAGGAATTCCTCAAGTGATTACCAGCATAGCAGCATTGACTGACAAGGTGTATCTTTTGATGAATGGTTTCACAAAAATAGTTGACTTCTGTTACGAAAGCTAATATACTATTCGTTGTGTAAAATAAAAAGGTAGCCTATGTGAACCGGCATTGCCGCCATTTTATTCCTCTATAGAAATAAGAGGTGTATCGCGTAACTCTCTGCTGCTGGGGCGAAGGTACATGAAAATAAAATGGACAATGTTTAGGAACACGGTCGTTTATTTTATGCAAATAAACTTATAAAGGAGGAAATGTCCAATGGCACGATTTACCGGATCAGACTGGAAAAAATCACGCCGCCTCGGCATTTCGTTAACCGGAACTGGTAAGGAACTGGACAGACGCCCTTACCCTCCTGGACAGCACGGACCTAACCAGCGGAGGAAAATGTCTGAATATGGTCTTCAGCTGCAGGAAAAACAAAAACTCCGTTTCATGTACGGATTGAACGAACGTCAATTCCTTAATCTTTTCACACAAGCAGGTAAAAAGAATGGTGTTCATGGTGAGAACTTTATGATCTTACTTGAATCACGCTTGGACAACCTTGTTTACCGTCTTGGTCTGGCACGTACTCGCCGACAGGCACGTCAATTGGTTGGTCATGGCCACGTAACGGTCGATGGCGGACGTATTGATATTCCGTCATACACTGTCAAGCCTGGTCAAGTCATCGGTTTGCGTGAAAGATCACAAAACCTTGACATCATCGAGGAAGCCATTGAAGTAAACAACTTCGTACCGGAATACTTGACCTTTGATGAAGATAAAAAAGAAGGAACGTATTCACGTTACCCTGAACGTTCCGAATTGCCAGCTGAAATTAACGAAGCACTTATCGTTGAGTACTACTCACGCAACTAGAATTGCTTTGGTTAATACAATGAATAAAACCCCCAAAACTTTGATATCTAAAGTTTTGGGGGTTTTTGTATTTATATTTTTAGTTACAGGTGCCCCTCCCTGCTGCTATAAGCGAATAGAATGGAAAAAGGGACATGACTATTTCAAATAATCATGTCCCCCGATTGTAGGTATTTCAGAACACCTTTTTAATCAGTAAATCGTACGAGGAAGTATTTTTTCTTACCGCGTCTGATAACCGTAAATTTTCCATCAAGACGGTCAGTTTCATCTACAATATATTGCAGATCCTGCTGACGCTCACCATTGATATAAATGGCGCCATTTTGAATATCTTCTCTTGCCTGACGTTTTGAAGAGGAGATTGATGCATTAACTAGTAAGTCAATCAGCCCAACATTTTCTTTCTTCACTTCACAAGTTGGCACGTCTTTAAAACCTTGCTCGATGTCACTGGCTGTCAGGTCTTTCAAACTGCCATTGAACAGAGACTCTGTTATTTTTTGCGCCTGCTCAAGAGCTTTCTGACTATGAACCATAACCGTCATTTCTTCAGCCAGCCGTTTTTGCGGCAAACGTTTTTCAGGATGATTTTCAAGCTCTGACTGCAGCTTAGTCAATTCCTCTTCCTCAAGGAATGTAAAATAGCGCAGGAACTTCATGACATCACGGTCATCGGCATTAATCCAGAACTGGTAAAATTCGTAAGGTGTCGTTTTCTCCGGATCAAGCCAAATCGCACCCCCCGCTGTTTTACCGAATTTACTGCCGTCAGCTTTTGTAATCAATGGCATCGTGAGTCCAAACACATTTATTTCTTCGTCCTCATTCTCGCGGGACCGGCGAATCAGCTCCATACCGGCGGTAATATTCCCCCATTGATCACTGCCGCCAATTTGCAGTGTACAGTTTTCCTGCTCGTATAATTTCATATAATCGAGCGACTGCAATATCATGTAACTGAATTCGGTATACGAAATCCCTTGTTCAATCCGTGCTGACACCGATTCTTTCCCGAGCATATAGTTGATGCCGAAATGTTTGCCCGCATCACGCAAAAAATCAATAACCGTCATTTGCCCAAGCCAGTCATGGTTATTCCGGGCAACTGCCGCATTGGTACCTTTATCAAAATTAAGCAGCCTTGCCAATTGTTCTTTAATACGTTCGCTGTATCCGTGAACGACAGAAGCATCGTTCAGTGAGCGTTCAGCTGACCGCCCGCTCGGGTCACCTATCATGCCGGTACCCCCGCCGATTAACGCAATTGGTTTATGACCTGCCTTTTGAAACCGCTTGAGCATGATGATCGGCAAGAGATGGCCGATATGCAAGCTGTCTCCGGTTGGATCAAAACCGCAATATAATGTCACCTGATTTTCATTCAAGTGTTTCTGCAGAGTTTCCCTGTCAGTTGTTTGTTGAATCAAACCTCTTCTTTCCAAATCCTGTAAAATAGTCATGTCACATCCACTCCATTTCAAAATAATAAAAAACCCGCCCTTAAAAAAATAAGGGACGAGTTTCCACTCGCGGTACCACCCTTGTTGCATAATAAAAATGCCACTTGGGATTGTTAACGGTAATGCCACCGTCTTTTAAGGGAAATATGCGCCTTAAAAGATGCTCCGGACTGTAATTCGCCTGCAAATAGTTACTGACTTTCACCTGCCGTCAGCTCTCTTGAAAAGGGATTTGCAAAACTACTTCGGGTCCTTCTACGCTCAACGTATGAGATTATTATCTATTGTTACCATAAATGTAACAAAATTGCAATATACAAACAAAAGAATTTAATTCAACAGATTTTACTGCTGTGCTATAATAGATTTGATTCAGGGGAGGTTTTTTAAAGTGGATTTTAAGCAATTATTCCAAAAGTATACACATAAAGTGAAGTCACTTTGGACTAACCTCAAATCACATCATTATACCGAAAAAGCAAAATCAATCTGGTCAACAGGAAAAATTCAAAAGTCATCACGCATCAGTTATGACGTCATTTGGAGTGTTCTTTTGTTTTTCGTGGTTATTGCTGTGATTGGAGGTATTTTTGCCGGTGGTGTCGGTGCCGGTTATTTTGCATCGCTTGTGAAAGATGAGCCGGTGCGAAACTATGAAAGTATGGAAACCGACATTTACAATTATGAAGAAACATCATCACTTTATTTTGCAGGCGAGAAATATATTGGTGATATCCGTTCTGATATATACCGTGAAGAAGTTTCACTGGATAATGTTTCAGATGTCTTAAAAGATGCCGTTATTGCAACAGAAGATGAATATTTTAACAAACATGAAGGAATTGTGCCAAAAGCCATCGTCCGTGCGATGGTTCAGCAAGTAACAAATTCCTCTACACAATCCGGGGGAAGCACTCTGACGCAACAGCTTGTTAAAAACCAAATCTTGACAAATGAAGTGTCATTTGAACGAAAAGCGAAAGAAATATTGATTGCCCTTCGTCTTGAGCGATTTTTTGAAAAAGATGAAATTCTGGAAGCCTACTTAAATATTGTCCCTTACGGCCGTGATGCATCCGGGGGAAATATTGCGGGTATCCAGACAGCCGCCCAGGGCATCTTTGGAATCGATGCTTCAGAAGCTAACCTTGCTCAGGCAGCATACTTGGCAGGTTTGCCGCAGAGCCCTTCAGCTTATACGCCTTTTAAAAACAGCGGTGGACTGAAAAGTCAGGAAGGCCTTAAGCCGGGCATTAACCGGATGCATTCTGTTCTAAACAGGATGTATGAATCTGATTATATTTCCAAAGAAGAATACGACAAAGCAATGGCATATGACATCACAGCTGATTTTGCTGAAGAGTCACAATCACCGATGGATAAATACCCGTACTTAACGTTTGAAACTGAAGATCGGGCAAGTGACATCATTATGAAACACTTGGCTGAAGAAGACGGCTATTCCATGGAAGATTTAAACAATGATGACGGGCTGAAAGAAGAGTACAGCATGTTGGCTGACCGTGCTTTACGCCAAAACGGTTATCAAATTCATACAACCATTGACAAAGAAACACATGATGCATTTAAGGAAACCGCGCAAAACTATGAATATTATGGACCTGACCGGACGGGATATGCAGAAGACCCCGAAACAGGTGAACAAGTCGAGGTCACACAGCCTGTCCAAACAGGCGGAATTCTGATTGAAAACTCGAGCGGACGTATCATCAGTTTTGTCGGCGGGCGGAATTACAATCAAGATAACCAGTTTAATTATGCCACCCAGGCCGAGCGTTCGAACGGCAGTACAATGAAACCTATTCTGTCCTATGCACCTGCCTTTGAAAAAGGTGTTATACAGCCTGGAACGCCGATAGCAGATATCCCTAAAACCTTCGCCGGTGGTTACACTCCCGGAAACTATGGCAGCGGGTATCATGGGATTGTTCCGGCCAGAAAGGCTCTTTACAACTCGTACAATATCCCGGCAGTAGATGTATATAGCCGGTTTTATCAGCAAGATGCCGTGAGTGAATTTCTTGAACCCATGGGTATTACATCTATCGGGGACAAAGAATATGCCAATCTCTCCCTGGCATTAGGCGCCACGAGTACTGGTGTTACGGTCGAAGAAAACGTAAATGCATTCTCGACACTCGGCAACAACGGAAAATTTGCTGACGGTTATATGATTGAAAAAATCACCGACCAGGATGGCAATGTCATATATGAACACAAACCCGATCCTGTCAATGTTTTTTCACCGGAAACATCTTACCTGACACTGGATATCATGCGCGATGTGATTGATCAGGGAACAGGTGCCTATGTGAACTCACAGATTAAACACAGTGGTGTCGACTGGGCAGGCAAAACAGGTACCTCGCAAAAATATAAGGATGCCTGGTTTGTTGGTGTGAATCCAAATGTTTCAATGGGTGTTTGGCTTGGCTATGAGGAAGGGAAAAGTATTCGATGTCCATCGTGCTCTTTAAGTTACAGTCAGCGTACTCAGAAACTATGGGCAGAACTAATCAACGCCGCGTCAGACATTAATCCGGATCTGGTCGCGCCTGATAAAAACTTCGAACGCCCTGACGGCATCGTATCACGAAGCTACTGTGCCATTTCCGGAATGCTGCCATCAGACCTTTGTAAAGAAGCAGGATTAGTTCAGACTGATCTGTTTAATGCCAAATATGTTCCAACTGAAGTAGATGACAGCCTTATCAGCGGCGGTTCTTATGTCACGGTCGATGGCAAATCCGTACAAGCGGGCAGTAAGACACCGCAAGAGTTCGTTGAAGGTGATGGATTGACCTTTAATCCGGAATTCCTTGAACGAAAGGGATATGACCAACTCAGCGATCTCTCCATGCTCTTCCCGCGCACCAACCGCGGTGCTTGGGAAAATATTGGGCTGCCGCAATCAGACATCAGCAGCAGTTCGATAGAAGACGACGGTGAAAACCCTGCCGCACCGGGGGATGTCTCTTCATCCGGCAATACGCTCTCTTGGAGCAGTTCAGGCAGCAATGACACTGTAGGTTATCGCATTTACAGTGCCGGCAGTACGGATGGTTCGTTCAGCCGTGTCGGCAGCACAACAGGGACAAGTTTTACAGCACCCAACAATAATGCCGTTTATCATGTCAAAACAGTTGATTATTTTGGTCTGGAATCGTCAGCATCTAATGTAGTCGAAGTCGGAAATGCATCCGGATCTGAGGATAATTCCGAGGAAGATAACGATGATTCCGGCGGAGATTCCGGATCTGAGGATAACTCGGAGTCAAATAATGATAATGGCAATTCTGAGGAAAACAACAATAATAACAACAATGAAGAAGATAATGAAAATGGCGGATCCGGTAGTGATGATACCGATAGTGATTCCAACAGCGATGGATCCACTGAAGACGACAACGGAAACGGCAGCAGCGAATCCGGTGGCGGTGGCGGCGGATCCGGCGACGGTGATTCCGAAGGCGATAATGACGGTTCCAACAATAGTGAAGCCGGTGACAATAGCTCCGACAGCAATAATTAGATGAAGATTAATTTAAAGGGGGATACTTGTCCCCCTTTTTTTATAAATTTCTATTCTATTTTCCATTACCTACTAAAAATCTATCCCAAAGTCCTGTATAATGACTAATGAAACCGCTATTATTTATCATCAACAAGGATGGTGAAATGATGGACCACACAAAAACATATTATTCAGAAACACGTGATACACCAAATGATTCAATTATAATCGAAGGCCCGCTTCCCTCTTCAGAGCTGAAAAAATACTATTTCCATGAACATTTAACAGCATTCCGTCCTGCACCCAAACAATTTGAAGCAATTCTCAGTATTGCGGATTTCACAGAGGGCAGGATCATTGTGGCACGAACAGAAGACACCATAGTCGGATATGTGACTTATTTACATCCGGATCCGCTCGAGCGGTGGTCAAAATTCAACATGGAAGATCTGATAGAACTCGGAGCAGTTGAAGTTATTCCCGCCTATCGCGGCGCTAAAATTGCCTCAGGACTTCTGGAACTATCTATGATGGATGACTATATGGAAAACTATATTGTCATTTCCACTGAATATTATTGGCATTGGGACCTGGATGAAACCCGCTTAAGTGTATGGGATTACCGGAAAGTAATGGAAAAAATGATGGCTGCAGGCGGCCTTTTACCTGCACCAACTGACGACCCTGAAATTATCTCACATCCGGCTAATTGTCTGATGGTCCGAATCGGCAAAAATGTACCTGAAGAATCGATTGAACGTTTCGATAAACTACGCTTTTTGCAGCGGCATCAACACCGCAATATGAGGGAGGGAATATAATGCTTGTAGAGGAAATTATGAAAACAGATGTACTGACACTCCCGCCAACAGCCTCTGTAGCTGAAGGCCTGC
Protein-coding regions in this window:
- the ezrA gene encoding septation ring formation regulator EzrA, with the translated sequence MAYLIGSILVIIALIITGLILRKRVYDEVDRLESWKMDVTHRNIASEISRIKRLNLSGETQEKFESWKEQWEQIVSKDLPDIEEYLFDAEEAADRFRFPSAKKTLHNVNQTMHSIEKNIEDMLEELNQLMDSEETSRKEIEQIEPDLEALRRTLSQNRHQYGVADKEFDSKLDELEGDMQHYHEMIESGDYTEARKLVDELKLKLDDLKAVMEEFPSIYQKCKQDLPQELNELLSGLREMKDGGYRIEHLGFEKEVQYYKDKLDACMDSLKEGDISQGKAVIPEIEERMAEMYQLLEKEAIAKNYVETKIGPYQEALNNMIQTFDVTKEEVETLKQSYYFEDSDMEKYLSLDKSITQLRKQLEETAEAVEEENTSSHSELRLEIEDGFKELDSLEAEHDEFKERIRSLRKDEMEAKETLKDMKNQLYQVNRRLNKSNIPGIPTFIWNKMDEAASKNNHVFNTLEKQPLDMAEVQRALSEARITIDYVIEQTDLILEQAYLTEQVIQYANRYRSQDPALAAKLVEAERLFRSYEYELSLEHAAKAVEEVEPGALKHIEQFQKAAN
- the rpsD gene encoding 30S ribosomal protein S4; this encodes MARFTGSDWKKSRRLGISLTGTGKELDRRPYPPGQHGPNQRRKMSEYGLQLQEKQKLRFMYGLNERQFLNLFTQAGKKNGVHGENFMILLESRLDNLVYRLGLARTRRQARQLVGHGHVTVDGGRIDIPSYTVKPGQVIGLRERSQNLDIIEEAIEVNNFVPEYLTFDEDKKEGTYSRYPERSELPAEINEALIVEYYSRN
- a CDS encoding GAF domain-containing protein, producing MFQATAYSGDKTNDYKQLLKQATALFEDENDEIANLSNASALLNQFLNDVNWVGFYIWKDDELILGPFQGLPACIRIGYGKGVCGTAVKEGRTQRVADVLAYPGHIACDSASRSEIVIPLYAGNTIYGVLDIDSPSTNRFDETDQIHLEKFAKELEEFLK
- a CDS encoding cysteine desulfurase family protein, which codes for MIYLDNSATTKPDPSVLESFQQASERFFANPSSIHHLGGEAEKLLGKARNQAAELLGVHQDEVVFTSGGTEGNNIAIKGVALEHQGRGKHIITTEIEHSSVDEAFKGLAQLGFDVTYLPVDKNGVVASEDVKKAIRDDTILISIMHVNNELGSIQPVKEIGKIAKNYPKLFFHVDHVQGIGKVPLELDGSGIDFCTISGHKIHGLKGTGLLYVKRGTTLFPLFHGGNQEHALRSGTENLAGSVSLVKALRLVKERGASGRQHMRKLQQELCGKLSGMSGVEVNTPEVAAPHIINISVPGLKPEVIIHTLGEQGIYISTKSACSSKHTDESKILAACGVGSGRASSALRISLSYDTTTEEIRIFLESLEKAIHQLKAVLER
- a CDS encoding alpha/beta-type small acid-soluble spore protein, producing MPKSNSSNQLVVPGAEQALNQMKTEVAQEFGVQLGADTTSRANGSVGGEITKRLVNTAEQQFGGNMPQ
- the thiI gene encoding tRNA uracil 4-sulfurtransferase ThiI; this translates as MQYDHILIRYGELALKGKNKKSFILQLQNNIREQLKPFPNATVKRTQGRMFVLLNGHDPEPVMEKCRNIFGIQSLSLAIKLQNDESEIKDGALWALENSTDVQTFKVSVKRINKDFPIRSQDMNQALGKHLLSNTTGYTVDVHQPDLELKVEIRFEATYITSSVVSGLGGLPVGTSGKTLLMLSGGIDSPVAGFLTMKRGVEIEAIHFHSPPFTSERAKQKVLDLAEKLTHYGSKVKVHVVPFTKLQQHIFREMPENYAMTIMRRMMLRISEQVCKQKSILSMTTGESLGQVASQTMESMNTINEVTNYPVLRPLVSMDKDDIIKFSRQINTYDISIRPYEDCCTIFVPKSPKTRPAREKVNAFESQAEFSELIDEAVNGIEEITLTGKQDIEKEFEDLF
- the refZ gene encoding forespore capture DNA-binding protein RefZ, whose amino-acid sequence is MKKNPTKQKVIDAASSLFFQNGFHGTSVRDIAGKADVNVSLISYYFKSKQGLLEYAVIQYYEAYLEAIEISLEENKSLLPLEQLKKMVEVIIQHKQLNHQLTCFIQRELSLDSIFVREMAVTYLAKENYMISSTFYAIFTGERQKKLSNQFLLMQLKGMLVTPYLTQHEWKNKVIGEHSHQQFVKNYTRTINNWLDYIAKEPIKSM